The following proteins are co-located in the Polystyrenella longa genome:
- a CDS encoding RNA polymerase sigma factor codes for MFFGDMTTSSMPFPSGSTDAALLKEAGQNNDQSWNQLVETYGPFIYQSIRRSGIQSADAADIMQIVLLEVHRSLQSFERQHKGSFRKWLNAVTRNKVIDFCRKRNKLEEITTQQQSDVADSEHKIDQAIPDERQQALVKILQDVKNSVSGKTWQAFEMTEANVETSDQIGRRLGISAAAVRMARRRVLLQIELLYVQHKQKPE; via the coding sequence ATGTTTTTCGGCGATATGACCACTTCCTCAATGCCATTTCCATCAGGTTCTACCGATGCGGCACTTTTGAAAGAAGCGGGACAGAACAATGACCAATCATGGAATCAGCTAGTGGAGACTTACGGGCCATTCATCTACCAATCTATTCGTCGATCGGGCATACAGTCTGCTGATGCAGCAGATATCATGCAGATCGTTTTGCTGGAAGTGCATCGCAGCCTGCAATCATTCGAGCGGCAACATAAAGGTTCTTTTCGTAAGTGGCTCAATGCGGTCACTCGTAATAAAGTGATCGACTTTTGTCGTAAACGCAACAAGTTAGAAGAGATCACCACACAACAGCAATCAGACGTTGCAGATTCCGAGCACAAGATTGACCAGGCAATTCCTGATGAGCGTCAGCAGGCGTTAGTGAAGATTCTTCAGGATGTTAAGAACTCGGTGTCAGGCAAGACATGGCAGGCCTTCGAGATGACGGAAGCCAATGTGGAGACCTCCGATCAGATAGGCCGTAGACTGGGAATCAGTGCTGCAGCGGTCCGTATGGCACGCCGTAGAGTGCTCCTGCAAATTGAACTTTTGTACGTTCAACACAAACAAAAACCAGAGTAA
- a CDS encoding transposase, with translation MPAKRHSSEQIITKLREAEVHLSQGMTIPLMCKKLGIHQQTYYKWRRE, from the coding sequence ATGCCCGCAAAACGACATTCATCCGAACAGATCATCACCAAGCTCCGGGAAGCGGAGGTCCATCTCTCTCAGGGGATGACTATCCCGCTGATGTGCAAAAAGCTCGGCATTCACCAGCAGACGTACTACAAATGGCGTCGGGAATAG
- a CDS encoding integrase core domain-containing protein: MQSWYLFLLTMGGCMTREQQHVIDYLQTENNILRNKIGKKRVQLNDNERRRLAVKGKQLGRKLLSELEAIFTPDTILRWHRELIARKWDYSSKKKQVGRSRVRQKIVEQILRFAKENPTWGADRIQGALTNVGFHITDTTVRNVLKSNGIEPAPDRPASMSWETFLRAHWEAIFAIDFTTVEVWTKTGLTTFYVMVVMELKSRRVEIAGITTNPKKQWITQIARNLTGDDGFLENASHLILDRDTCFQPLRSFLKDQTEIDPVLLPPKSPNMNAYLERFMRSLKSECLNKMIFFGHYALERALKEYVAHYHSDRNHQGLDNQLIEPGDEVGCVAGKVEFRERLGGLLKYYYRDAA, translated from the coding sequence ATGCAGTCCTGGTACCTGTTCCTGCTCACCATGGGTGGTTGTATGACTCGTGAACAACAACACGTGATCGACTACCTGCAGACGGAGAATAACATCCTCCGGAATAAGATTGGCAAGAAACGGGTCCAGCTGAACGATAACGAGCGTCGTCGCCTGGCGGTCAAAGGAAAGCAGCTTGGCCGGAAGTTACTAAGTGAACTCGAGGCCATCTTCACTCCCGATACCATTCTCCGTTGGCACCGGGAGTTGATTGCCCGGAAATGGGACTACTCATCGAAGAAGAAACAAGTTGGGAGATCGCGCGTTCGACAGAAGATCGTCGAACAGATTCTGAGGTTCGCGAAAGAGAATCCAACATGGGGAGCTGATCGAATTCAGGGTGCTTTGACCAACGTTGGTTTTCACATCACCGACACGACTGTCAGGAATGTGCTCAAGTCGAACGGTATTGAGCCTGCCCCCGACCGTCCCGCTTCAATGTCCTGGGAGACATTCCTTAGAGCCCACTGGGAAGCGATCTTCGCCATCGATTTCACCACGGTGGAAGTCTGGACGAAGACCGGTCTGACGACGTTCTACGTCATGGTAGTGATGGAGTTGAAATCACGACGCGTTGAGATCGCTGGGATTACTACCAACCCGAAGAAACAATGGATAACTCAGATCGCAAGGAACCTCACCGGCGACGATGGCTTCCTGGAAAACGCCTCCCATCTGATTCTTGATCGCGATACTTGTTTCCAGCCGCTGCGTTCTTTCCTGAAGGACCAGACTGAAATTGATCCGGTACTGCTTCCGCCGAAGAGTCCCAACATGAATGCGTATCTCGAACGATTCATGAGAAGTCTGAAAAGCGAATGCTTGAATAAGATGATCTTCTTCGGTCATTACGCACTCGAACGAGCGCTGAAAGAATACGTCGCTCACTATCATTCCGATCGGAATCACCAGGGACTCGACAATCAGCTAATTGAACCTGGTGATGAAGTCGGATGCGTCGCTGGCAAGGTCGAATTCCGCGAACGTCTCGGCGGTCTGCTCAAGTATTACTACCGCGACGCAGCTTGA
- a CDS encoding ABC transporter ATP-binding protein has translation MTTDLIKDNAIEADELTKIYGSDNTKVVAMRDATMHVKQGEVVALLGPSGSGKSTFLTAVGLITPPTSGRITIKGKLVQDGETSYANLRSFRRKNIGFIFQKSNLIPFLSAVENIQIAMELNGESKRAARSRAIELMDYLGVADRADNLPSMLSGGQQQRIAVARAIANRPSVILADEPTAALDGHRGRQVMELFAKVAHEQGTGVIVVTHDHRALDVFDTIYEMEDGLMRKRPLETQKKH, from the coding sequence ATGACGACTGACTTAATCAAAGATAATGCCATCGAGGCGGACGAGCTGACAAAGATCTACGGTAGTGATAACACTAAAGTGGTTGCCATGCGTGATGCCACAATGCACGTCAAACAAGGTGAGGTGGTAGCACTGCTTGGGCCGAGTGGTTCTGGAAAGTCCACCTTTCTGACAGCAGTTGGGCTCATCACTCCACCGACGTCGGGGCGTATCACAATCAAGGGAAAACTCGTCCAGGACGGCGAAACATCTTACGCCAACTTACGTTCGTTTCGGCGAAAGAATATCGGTTTCATTTTTCAGAAATCAAACTTGATCCCGTTTCTTTCGGCAGTAGAGAATATTCAAATCGCGATGGAGTTAAATGGGGAGTCAAAACGTGCAGCACGAAGTCGTGCGATCGAATTGATGGACTATCTGGGTGTTGCCGATAGAGCGGACAACCTCCCCTCGATGCTCTCGGGTGGACAACAGCAACGCATTGCCGTCGCTCGTGCAATTGCAAATCGGCCCAGCGTCATTCTTGCCGATGAACCAACGGCGGCTCTTGACGGCCACCGAGGCCGACAGGTGATGGAATTGTTCGCCAAAGTCGCTCATGAACAAGGAACGGGTGTGATTGTTGTGACGCATGATCATCGAGCTCTTGATGTATTCGACACGATTTACGAAATGGAAGATGGCCTGATGCGTAAACGACCGCTCGAAACTCAAAAAAAGCACTGA
- a CDS encoding ABC transporter permease: MNLALKDIRHSSGRFALTAVGIGMLLMVVMGMGGIYRGVVEDATLLIDRVGADLWVVQRNTRGPFAEQSRVSSNLVYRAAAVPGVQSSREFVYHTIQRQRNGKPLRIAVLGLSWPTDKGGWLSLTAGRTLGQAHYEVIADETLGLKIGEQLTLGKEKYTVVGTTNNMISSGGDGIAFFTVTDAQAIQFDTPGEAMRLEREARESRGSRFEQAILQPEMLENAWRPSSQLPAVARPQISAVMVTISPGAEVNQVAEIISGWGDVSVYTADGQRELLLQGSVEKVRRQIGLFRVLLTFIAAIIMALILYTLTLDKIHSIALLKLIGAPNRVILGLILQQALILGMVGFVIGYLVGSQLFPMFPRRVILANSDLLQLAGIVLAISILSSLLGIWKAMKVSPNEALS, translated from the coding sequence ATGAATCTTGCCCTCAAAGATATTCGACACAGTTCCGGTCGATTCGCCCTTACGGCTGTCGGAATCGGCATGTTGTTAATGGTCGTGATGGGCATGGGGGGAATTTATCGAGGTGTTGTTGAAGATGCCACGCTGCTAATTGATCGTGTTGGTGCTGATCTATGGGTCGTTCAACGAAACACTCGAGGACCGTTTGCCGAACAGTCTCGCGTTTCATCAAACCTGGTTTACCGGGCGGCAGCCGTACCCGGTGTGCAGTCCTCACGAGAATTTGTGTATCACACAATACAACGTCAGCGTAATGGTAAACCTCTTCGAATCGCTGTGCTGGGGCTGAGTTGGCCAACTGACAAGGGAGGATGGTTGTCGTTGACAGCTGGCCGAACGTTGGGACAGGCTCATTATGAGGTGATCGCCGACGAGACACTCGGTTTGAAGATCGGAGAACAGCTAACCCTGGGAAAGGAAAAGTACACCGTTGTGGGAACGACGAACAATATGATCAGTTCAGGTGGCGACGGAATCGCATTTTTTACAGTCACTGATGCACAAGCCATTCAGTTTGATACACCTGGGGAGGCCATGCGATTGGAGCGTGAGGCCAGAGAATCACGGGGAAGTAGATTCGAGCAGGCGATTTTGCAACCGGAAATGCTGGAGAATGCCTGGAGACCCTCTTCCCAACTTCCCGCAGTGGCTCGCCCACAGATTAGTGCCGTCATGGTCACCATCTCACCCGGAGCCGAAGTGAATCAAGTTGCCGAGATCATCTCAGGTTGGGGCGATGTCTCAGTCTACACTGCTGACGGACAACGTGAACTGTTACTCCAAGGCAGTGTGGAGAAAGTGCGACGGCAAATCGGGCTGTTTCGCGTCCTGCTAACGTTCATCGCAGCCATTATTATGGCTCTCATCCTTTACACGTTGACGCTCGATAAAATTCATTCGATCGCTTTACTGAAACTGATCGGTGCTCCTAATAGAGTTATCTTAGGGTTGATCTTGCAACAGGCATTGATTCTTGGGATGGTCGGCTTTGTGATAGGGTACCTCGTAGGAAGCCAGCTGTTTCCGATGTTTCCTCGCCGAGTGATTCTAGCCAATTCAGACTTACTACAATTGGCCGGAATTGTACTGGCAATCTCAATTCTCTCCAGCTTGCTTGGTATCTGGAAAGCAATGAAAGTTTCTCCGAATGAGGCACTTTCATGA
- a CDS encoding efflux RND transporter periplasmic adaptor subunit, with product MKNIRKLRLVLKLILVIGGIGGVIYFIKYSSLPVTAHTVRRDTIVIEVMGTGTLEARVEMTISPKISGRLVEIIADQGSRVTSGELLVKLDDEELQQQVAIAQANVDAASAAIVRLKTDKGRSQAVYEQARKSHDRTLRLSEQNATSRDDVDKSIEALAVAEAGVSRAEAEIAEGQKGLVSAEKTLEYHRARLHDTKISAPFDGLVVKRNREPGDVVVPGSSILTLISTDQLWINAWVDETEMAKITPDQSARVIFRSEPDKAYPGKVVRLGREADRETREFIVDVSVLELPANWAIGQRAEAYIEIIQKKDVRVLPAGLIVNRDDISGVFIHMNGVAEWRPLKLGVRSHNEVEVLEGLAIGDVVLDPESSRQVLTDGRKVSI from the coding sequence ATGAAGAACATAAGAAAGTTACGACTCGTTCTTAAGCTTATTCTCGTGATAGGGGGGATAGGCGGGGTTATCTATTTCATCAAGTATTCATCTCTACCAGTCACAGCTCACACTGTCCGAAGAGACACAATCGTCATTGAAGTAATGGGAACAGGGACTTTAGAAGCCCGTGTAGAAATGACTATCAGCCCGAAAATATCCGGTCGCCTCGTGGAAATAATTGCTGACCAGGGTAGTCGTGTGACCTCAGGGGAATTGTTAGTTAAGTTGGACGATGAGGAGTTGCAACAGCAGGTTGCTATCGCTCAGGCTAACGTCGATGCCGCGTCAGCTGCAATTGTTCGTTTAAAAACAGACAAAGGTCGATCCCAAGCGGTATATGAACAGGCGAGAAAGAGCCACGATCGTACGCTTCGCCTTTCTGAGCAGAATGCGACAAGTCGCGACGACGTGGACAAATCAATTGAAGCACTGGCTGTCGCTGAGGCAGGAGTCTCACGAGCAGAGGCGGAGATTGCAGAAGGCCAGAAAGGTCTTGTCTCCGCAGAGAAAACCTTGGAGTATCATCGGGCGAGATTACACGACACTAAGATTTCGGCACCATTCGATGGGTTAGTCGTTAAACGAAATCGAGAGCCTGGAGATGTTGTTGTACCTGGAAGCTCGATATTAACTTTAATCTCAACTGACCAGTTATGGATCAATGCGTGGGTGGATGAAACGGAAATGGCGAAAATTACACCAGATCAATCCGCACGAGTTATATTTCGCTCCGAACCTGATAAGGCTTATCCCGGAAAAGTTGTCCGACTCGGAAGAGAAGCTGATCGAGAAACTCGTGAGTTCATCGTCGATGTGAGTGTCCTTGAACTTCCTGCCAATTGGGCGATTGGACAGCGTGCGGAAGCATACATCGAAATCATACAAAAAAAGGATGTCCGCGTGTTGCCTGCCGGACTTATTGTCAATCGAGACGACATTTCAGGAGTATTTATTCATATGAATGGGGTTGCTGAATGGCGACCTCTCAAGCTGGGGGTTCGAAGCCATAATGAAGTTGAAGTACTGGAAGGACTTGCGATTGGTGATGTGGTATTGGACCCTGAAAGCTCCAGACAAGTTCTGACCGACGGTCGTAAGGTGTCAATTTAA
- a CDS encoding efflux RND transporter periplasmic adaptor subunit — MSQALSNPVRLSLISIIKLSIGILIVVGIAGALYFQRAQPMEVAISHVEESLADETADRAGLVMLTPEKLLAGELTAEVVERHLIQPELTVPGRLLYDETRHIAIKAPISGILAELPVKPGDKVSKGDLLAVVNSAEIGRARSEILRRQADMELATAERDRMKEISVNLEDLLKVIEQKTKIDQIESLFSDKSLGDYRQRILSGYSRYLLAFELMEKVQPMAQSGAIATRQVREWESDVQVTRSEFRSACDQSRYDAAQSKRSAESNLAEAERQLKIAQEELRTLMGSASELEAEFSRASLSSLEIRAPFEGTIESLALARNERLSVTDSICVLADTTSLYVSADIRENDWQAVEMTSGTEIQVTSSALPDEQMMARIHYIGREVSTTANAVPLIATIDNSDGQLRPGMFVRVSLPVGKSREALAIHPESIVQHDNKKFVFVEMGERLFNRVDIKTGIESREWVEITDGLKAGQKVVRNGAFILKSELLLEGEE; from the coding sequence ATGAGCCAAGCCCTATCAAATCCAGTCCGTCTTTCTCTGATCTCAATAATTAAATTGTCGATTGGGATCCTCATTGTTGTCGGGATTGCTGGAGCATTGTATTTCCAACGCGCACAGCCAATGGAAGTGGCGATCTCCCATGTTGAAGAGAGTCTAGCGGATGAGACTGCGGATCGTGCCGGGCTCGTCATGTTGACTCCGGAAAAACTCTTGGCGGGCGAGTTGACGGCGGAGGTGGTCGAACGACATCTCATTCAACCAGAGCTTACCGTGCCGGGACGCCTGCTTTATGACGAAACCCGCCACATCGCAATCAAAGCCCCGATCTCCGGGATTTTGGCTGAACTACCCGTGAAACCGGGAGACAAGGTAAGCAAAGGAGATTTACTCGCTGTCGTGAATAGTGCCGAGATTGGACGGGCCCGTTCTGAGATACTCAGGCGACAAGCAGATATGGAACTTGCGACGGCAGAGCGCGATCGCATGAAAGAGATTTCCGTCAATCTCGAAGACTTGTTAAAAGTAATCGAGCAGAAAACGAAAATTGACCAGATCGAGTCGCTATTCTCAGACAAATCTCTGGGGGATTATCGCCAGAGAATTCTTTCAGGATATTCACGATACTTATTGGCTTTCGAGTTAATGGAAAAAGTTCAACCCATGGCGCAGTCGGGAGCGATTGCCACTCGACAGGTCAGAGAATGGGAATCGGATGTGCAGGTAACACGATCGGAATTCAGGTCTGCCTGTGACCAGTCCCGATATGATGCGGCCCAATCGAAACGAAGTGCCGAGTCCAATCTGGCGGAAGCGGAGCGGCAGCTTAAGATTGCACAAGAAGAACTGCGCACATTAATGGGGAGTGCCTCCGAATTGGAGGCTGAATTCAGTAGAGCTTCCCTATCGAGCTTGGAAATTAGAGCTCCGTTTGAAGGTACGATTGAATCCCTCGCTTTAGCGCGAAATGAACGCCTTTCAGTCACGGATTCAATTTGTGTACTGGCCGATACCACGTCACTCTATGTTTCGGCCGACATCCGTGAAAACGACTGGCAGGCGGTGGAGATGACCTCCGGTACTGAAATTCAGGTAACCTCGTCCGCCCTGCCTGACGAACAGATGATGGCCCGGATCCATTACATTGGGCGAGAGGTTTCGACGACCGCCAATGCAGTACCGTTAATCGCCACCATCGATAACTCTGATGGACAACTGCGTCCGGGTATGTTCGTTCGGGTCAGTCTACCAGTGGGCAAATCTCGAGAGGCTTTAGCAATACACCCAGAATCGATCGTGCAACATGACAATAAAAAGTTCGTTTTCGTCGAAATGGGAGAGCGTCTTTTCAATCGAGTGGATATTAAAACCGGAATAGAATCACGGGAATGGGTTGAAATTACAGACGGGTTAAAAGCAGGCCAGAAAGTGGTGCGGAACGGAGCGTTTATACTCAAGTCAGAGCTTCTTCTGGAAGGAGAAGAATAG